From Scomber scombrus chromosome 9, fScoSco1.1, whole genome shotgun sequence, one genomic window encodes:
- the si:ch211-168f7.5 gene encoding uncharacterized protein si:ch211-168f7.5: MAGRRGCVNSLWSGSERVRIGERLKATLAGVLELELLRCKHLGMVDAALEDRATDGEQSSATSRRQQAPSPSEIMVSPCQTSPEDSGSNSGDGTVHSSSGRASNSRWSTLSWDAPSDLLSPPTPDPSGAVHLDSDSRPSSGFYSVSGSSLSDSCYSVSSDAAQGGPVPPARPLKLWEQAPLSADNTDILWSDGVMKQQQPQQPAVYNSHNDAEQTEGTPVSVSTDLEATGLSFLSDLCSGLGDSLISSILPLLDPSSSSSTLYPRPQLDSRYCTDLVSRRTKEVYPYPSPLHAVALQSPLFTSQSQEQSASLSPEATQPDEPTESTADLSMPLQPQQPTAQASFTQLEQYISRLARQYHSRVTSSTSDLTSAATHCPVTQKGLCTPGKSHGSTQSLSAFESRSTPTTLPGGSITPCKSLLGNSARVSLSTTGKKATRNSINLGNLPSATGEDLNINLHLNLNLNLTPGLNSGPGLVDNPKHGSCGALRSDLAAPSTASTSLSTSTPTPALRARPRISTCPSSLSHRSSLEVTSGSGTSSGFGSTAFCRSLDWSSGPPPEAGTSVYGTNSGSAPGSQRSSLIQESNSSPKLSEDSPMVGEISRLSGLSRAVVVGLMEQGVELDIDCFQADTAGEVRGHGKTHLTAQTDQLHDYTRLTELSPQRPIQLSLSVTHSPQSQCSLTPPLSHSSSPIHPYQSIHIPSAHYSSHCHYQQIPSPSDLPSSTASSPASRPTTRGRSPPRPLQPSPLGATPLSVFRRDAPFQCSLPRTHTRTSPLEHGGIQPRGGSLRQSGGGSGGSGGWKRVEGEGLYKGKHASHKLIRAATVSSYGKREDYSSVWGEEEERERTGAQTSRKTSNKLWRGFEGRLWGKESENDREEMDRAEYGYGWRRNSGGSWRREGRRVKAGSSSNDRRPKVESSPIFSRKRGKEDGERRSSSLRLSRRALFRSESQGLLVPRNHSEEPTKRAHWVSSLDVGQVGMGISRDEGVRLLRAKEDKRVSSTASLFNLSRSQSLEGSCHSISPLSSPSFSPSPPRRMPLQRSRSLRDLGRRVFGSMRSLSLKRKPSKK; the protein is encoded by the exons gctCCCTCTCCCTCAGAAATAATGGTATCGCCCTGTCAGACCAGCCCGGAGGACTCTGGCAGTAATTCTGGGGATGGGACGGTTCATTCCTCATCTGGCAGGGCGAGTAACTCGCGCTGGTCTACTCTTTCTTGGGATGCCCCATCTGACCTGCTGTCTCCCCCAACACCAGACCCTAGTGGTGCAGTCCACCTGGATAGTGACTCCAGACCTAGTTCAg GTTTCTATTCAGTGAGCGGGAGCTCCCTGTCAGACTCTTGCTATTCTGTGTCCAGTGATGCCGCTCAGGGAGGACCGGTGCCACCAGCCAGACCCCTGAAGCTATGGGAGCAGGCTCCTCTGTCTGCTGACAACACTGACATCTTGTGGTCAGATGGTgtaatgaagcagcagcagccacagcagcCTGCAGTTTACAACAGCCACAATGATGCTGAACAAACAGAGGGGACACCAGTTTCAG TCTCAACTGACCTTGAAGCGACTGGTTTGAGCTTTCTGTCTGACCTCTGCTCAGGCCTCGGTGACTCCTTgatttcttccatcctcccgCTTCTTgatccctcctcctcttcctccaccctCTATCCGAGACCCCAGCTGGATTCTCGCTACTGTACAGACCTGGTGTCCCGTCGGACCAAAGAGGTATACCCCTACCCCAGCCCACTGCATGCTGTTGCTCTCCAAAGCCCCCTCTTCACCTCCCAGAGCCAGGAGCAATCAGCTTCTCTGAGTCCTGAAGCAACCCAACCAGATGAACCAACAGAATCCACTGCTGATTTAAGTATGCCTCTCCAGCCTCAGCAGCCCACAGCTCAGGCCTCTTTCACCCAACTGGAGCAGTACATCTCTCGACTAGCTCGCCAATATCACAGTCGGGTAACCTCTTCCACCTCTGATCTCACTTCAGCTGCTACACACTGTCCAGTCACACAAAAAGGCCTCTGTACCCCTGGCAAAAGTCACGGTTCCACTCAGTCCCTGTCTGCCTTCGAGAGCCGCAGTACACCCACCACCCTGCCAGGGGGCAGCATCACACCCTGCAAATCACTGCTGGGGAACTCTGCCAGAGTCAGCCTCAGCACTACTGGGAAAAAAGCCACCAGGAACTCAATCAACCTGGGTAACCTTCCCTCTGCAACTGGAGAGGATTTGAACATTAATCTGCATCTCAATCTCAACTTGAACCTCACTCCTGGTTTAAATTCTGGCCCGGGACTGGTAGACAATCCTAAACATGGCAGTTGTGGAGCTTTGCGGAGTGATTTAGCTGCGCCTTCCACAGCTTCTACGTCACTCTCCACGTCCACACCCACCCCAGCACTTAGAGCTCGACCTCGTATTTCCACCTGTCCCTCCAGCCTGAGCCACCGCAGTTCCCTAGAAGTTACTTCAGGGTCTGGAACCAGTTCTGGATTTGGGTCAACCGCCTTCTGTCGATCATTAGACTGGAGCAGTGGTCCTCCACCTGAAGCTGGTACATCAGTATACGGCACAAATTCTGGATCAGCTCCTGGGTCTCAGCGCAGCAGCTTGATCCAAGAGTCCAATTCCAGTCCCAAGCTAAGCGAAGACTCCCCCATGGTGGGAGAGATCTCCCGCCTCTCTGGCCTATCAAGGGCTGTTGTAGTCGGCCTGATGGAACAAGGTGTGGAGCTGGACATTGACTGCTTCCAAGCAGATACAGCAGGTGAGGTGAGGGGTCATGGTAAAACTCACCTGACAGCCCAGACAGATCAGTTGCATGACTACACTAGACTGACTGAACTGAGCCCTCAGAGACCAATACAGCTGTCTCTCAGTGTCACCCACTCCCCACAGTCTCAGTGCAGTctcacccctcctctctcccactccAGCAGCCCCATTCACCCTTACCAGTCCATTCATATTCCCTCTGCCCATTACTCCTCACACTGCCACTACCAGCAGATTCCTTCTCCATCtgatcttccttcctccacagCCTCCTCCCCTGCCTCCCGCCCTACCACAAGGGGCCGCTCCCCTCCACGGCCTCTCCAGCCTTCCCCCTTAGGTGccacccctctctctgttttccgAAGGGATGCACCCTTCCAGTGTTCCCTGCCTCGTACCCATACCAGGACCTCTCCTTTGGAGCATGGCGGCATCCAGCCAAGGGGTGGATCGCTTCGGCAAAGTGGGGGAGGAAGTGGGGGTAGCGGCGGGTGGAAgagggtggagggggaggggctCTACAAAGGGAAGCATGCCTCCCACAAGCTGATCAGGGCAGCTACAGTGAGCAGCTATGGCAAGAGAGAGGACTACAGCTCTGTTTggggtgaagaggaggagagggagcgaACAGGAGCCCAAACATCCAGAAAGACCTCTAACAAACTCTGGAGGGGCTTCGAGGGTCGCCTCTGGGGTAAAGAGTCGGAGaatgacagagaggagatggaTAGAGCTGAGTATGGCTATGGATGGAGAAGGAACAGTGGTGGAAGCTGGCGAAGGGAGGGTCGGAGGGTGAAGGCGGGGTCCAGTAGTAATGACAGGAGGCCAAAAGTAGAAAGCTCTCCAATATTCTCAAGGAAGCGGGGAAAGGAGGATGGGGAGAGACGCAGCTCCAGCCTCAGGCTCTCCAGGAGGGCTCTGTTCAGGAGTGAGTCACAAGGTTTATTGGTGCCTCGTAACCACAGCGAGGAGCCCACAAAGCGGGCACACTGGGTCTCCTCGTTAGATGTGGGGCAAGTTGGCATGGGTATCAGCAGAGACGAAGGAGTCAGACTACTGAGAGCAAAGGAGGACAAACGTGTGTCCTCCACAGCCAGTCTGTTTAACCTCTCTCGTTCTCAGAGTCTGGAGGGCAGCTGCCATTCCATCTCCCCgctctcctccccttccttttCTCCATCCCCTCCTCGCAGGATGCCCCTCCAGCGCTCTCGGTCGCTGCGGGACTTGGGGAGGAGAGTGTTTGGCTCTATGAGGTCTCTGAGTCTCAAACGGAAACCATCCaagaaatga